aaatataattttatgtttGTACCGGGGCAATAAAACAAGATGAGCATTTTTAGGAGAGACGAGCGTATAAAGTTAGAAACATTAACTCATTTAAACAGAAAATTCTAATATATGTATCATACTTTCTAGTGTAAACACATAAGAATAGGCCAGttgaaatttaaaataagaaCCTGTGGTGAAAATGCCACTGACTGCATTAAAGTAGCACTCACCTGCTTGTAAGATCATATATATAAAGATAACATTACATCTCATTAGTCATAGATGAATAATAACAGACATGTTATAACATTTGAGACTAGATAAGTGACTGTCACCATGCCCTTATGAGAGAACAAGGCCTCACGACTGCTATAAACTACACTGTGAACAGCAGTCATGGGCTTTAAATGGGACTCTACTCAACACGAGTGAATCAGAGACAAACTCTGTCGACTTATCAGTGCTATTTTGCACAGTGGATCCATAAGAACCTGTAAtaataactttcattaataagttCAACATTATTGAATGTTTAACAGAGCAGTAAGTCATTTGCCATTAAATATGCATCAGAAATACATGCCATGAATCAAAGAGTTATAATGTAATGAGGTTTGAAAATATGAATGGTTTTTCacaatgtttgtatttttcatgactatttttgtaagtgttgACATAAGAACCCATTCACCAACattgatgtattttattttattattttaattaattttttttaatctttttttaaactctATCATTTTTTCAGTGCATTCACACTTGTGTTCTGTCACTTTAAAACCAACTTCACCAAActgtcttctgattggctgaattatacagtaaattctctttctgtttttattttatttttgtctattttaatttttgctttTAAGATGTTGACATTGAAAACATTTATCTACTTTTATTTTCAAactctgtatttatttatgatttatcAGTGCATTCACACTtgtctcttctgattggctaaattatgtaaattctgtttgtactttatttttaatgaccaaTTTATTTTTTGCCTAGGAACATTtattcatgttattttgtttttgttttgttatttttaaacagTATCATCATTATTTCAGTGCATTCACACTTGTCTCTTTAAATTGGTTTCACCGAACTGCCTTCTAAATGGCCAAATTATACAggaaattctgtttttattttattttttaatgacttTTATTTTTGCCTTTAGGTGttgatatacatttatatattttatttaatttttagcactgttattttacatattgtttttgttttatgttatttttaaacagTATCATCATTATTTCAGTGCATGCACACTTAGTCACACTGGTTTCACCGAACTGCCTTCTAAATGGCCAATTATACAGTAAattctgtttatattttatttttattgactttTATTTTTGCCTTTAGGTGTTGATctacatttatgtattttattttatttttagcactgttattttatcttttgttttgttttgttatttttaaacacagtaTCATCATTACTTCAGTGCATTCACACTTGGTCACACTGGTTTCACCGAACTGCCTTCTAAATGGCCAATTATACAGTAAATtcagtttatattttatttttgatgactTTTATTTTTGCCTTTAGGTGttgatatacatttatatattttatttaatttttaacactgttattttaccttttgtttggttttatattatttttaaacactgtATCATCATTATTTCAGTGCATTCACACTTGTCTGTTTAAACTGGTTTCACCGAACTTACTTCAAAATGGCCAAATTATACAGTAAattctgtttatattttatttttattgactttTATTTTTGCCTTTAGGTGTTGATctacatttatgtattttattttatttttagcattgttattttatcttttgttttgttatttttaaacagTATTATCATTATTTCAGTTCATTCACACTTGCAAAATGGCCAAATTATACAGGGAattctgtttatattttatttttgatgactTTTATTTTTGCCTTTAGGTGttgatatacatttatatattttattttatttttagcactgttattttaccttttgttttgttttatgctATTTTTAAACACTGTATCATCATTATTTCAGTGCATTCACACTTGTCTCTTTAAACTGGTTTCACCGAAATTACTTCAAAATGGCCAAATTATACAGTAAattcaatttatattttatttttaatgacttTTATTTTTGCCTTTAGGTGTTGatatacatttatgtattttattaaatttttagcattgttattttaccttttgttttgttttatgttatttttaaacacgGTATCATCATTATTTCAGTGCATTCACACTTGCATCTCATCTCTTTAAACTGGTTTCACCAAACTGCCTTCTAAATGGCCAAATTATACAGTAAATtcagtttatattttatttttattgactttTATTTTTGCCTTTAGGTGTTGatatacatttatgtattttattttatttttagcacTGTTACTTTatcctttgttttgttttatgttatttttaaacacgGTATCATCATTATTTCAGTGCATTCACACTTGCGTCCCGTCTCTTTAAACCGGCTTCGCCGAGCTGCCTTCTGATTGGCTCTCAATGACATCACCCTGCGCTTCCGCACGCGCCTCTCCACTCTCCTCCCATTTCTGGGCCGGTGTTGCTCTCCATCGCTGCATGACTAACAGCAGTGCGGAGCTCCATTGGTTCAGGCTCGTGTCAGTCTGAAGTGATACTTGTGCGGACCCGCTACAAACTCCAGCTACATCAGTGAGGAGAGAGCAAAGCAGGACGGGAGGAAAATGTTGCGGGTCTGCAGCGCCGGGACCGGCTGAGCGGCTCAGACTGATCGATAACTGTCACTGCACGCATCGGAAGGAAGACATTGCTGAGAAACGCGTTGAATGTAAGTCTGATGGTCATATTTAACTACTAAGAGTTGTTTGAATTGCTGAGCATAAGACCACACACCCATAATATAGACCAATATGATGCctttttatctcatatttaACGTTTAGATGCTTATACCATGGCAGTTTCCCAAAAAATCAAACTTAATTTCCGTGCATTGCTCTCATCAGTCATGTGTGAGGCTGTAGTTGTGATGCCTCCTTGACAGGTTCTGTGCTGTGCATAAGAAAATGATCTGTAAATTGCATGCATTGTCACCGCATGAAATAATGATGATGTCTAGCCATAGATGCAGAACCTTTTCATATTTCATTCCCAGCACGTCCACATGCTGTGTTTGGGAATGGGCTGTGTGCTCTTTTGAATTTAATGGGGTCAGCAATACATTGAGAGTCTCGGGCAAGTTCTACACGTCTACACATTTGCAGATTGAGTGTTTGGGGTAATTTAAGTGTAAGTTGAAAGCCGTTGTGTAAAATCGGGTTCGGTCGGGGGGCCTGTGCACGACGAGTACAGACTGTCCGTTCCGCCACGCAGTTGCTAGAAAGTGACTTCTCATGTGTTCCTCAGCGATCGTCTGGACGTCCGAGTTCTCCGTGGTGTGCCCGCCCTCTGTGGTCTCTCCATGCCTCCTTCTCCTCTAGACGACAGAATTGTGGTGGCGCTGCCAAGGCCGATACGACCTCAGGAACTCCGACTCCGCCTGGACACCAGCTACCTGGAAGCCACCGTGGGCACCGTCGGCGAGACGACGGTCATCAGCAGCACCACCGTGGTGAAGATCCAGGCGACCAAGCTTTCGTATATGCCCTCGTCCAGCGGCTCCACGCGCTCGCTGACGTGTGGATGCAGCAGTGCCAGCTGTTGCACGGTGACCACCTACGAGAAAGACGGCCAGGTCAGCGCCAGCAGCCCCAACTTGAACTCCGGAGTCGGCTATGGCGTCCACGGGAGCGCGCCGGTGGGCCACGGCAGCGCGCCCAGCCTCACCTCCAGCCTGAGCAGGGGCGGCATGCGGGTCATCCACCCCAACGAGCTGGCCAAGAAGCTGACGCATTGCCCGCTGGGCCACCCGGTCGGGCCGGTGCCCGTCATCATCGACTGTCGGCCCTTCATGGAGTTTAACAAGAGCCACATCAGGGGCGCCGTGCACATCAACTGCTCGGACAAGATCAGCCGGCGACGGCTGCAGCAGGGCAAGATCACCGTGCTGGACCTCATCTCCTGCCGGCAGAGCAAGGACTCCTTCAAAGGGATTTTTTCCAAAGAGCTGGTGGTGTACGACGAGACCACGGTGGACCCGGGCCGGCTGACGCCCTCTCAGCCCCTGCATGTGGTTCTGGAGTCGCTGCGGAGGGAAGGAAAGGACCCCATCGTTCTTAAAGGTAAGCCTGCTTTTGAGAGTGTTTGGGAAGAGAAGAAGGCCTTGCAATCAATCCAATGCGGTTTCTGACAAcatctgaaaaagaaagaagtTACGAAATTTCATAAGAagtcttaaagtccccctgtttatatgtctatgtggtgtttttaaaatgctttaagaGAAACCATATGCAAATTCATGTCAACACCGGCATATCATTATCTGACCGACTGAACTGACtgtctgttgatatgaaaaatcgtgTAGATTTAGAAATGTAGCGGGTGTATTACGATGCCATGATGAATTATATGTCTTTCTCcactgagttgttcaaagcttttctaaggatactgattgaaaacatggttttgcaacacattattagctgtttgataacatattcaagcaaaaggctaatcatattaattatgttatgtgtccgacgttgtaaaaagcgatgccattgtgcagcgtttacctcagtaagttgaccgagtggatctcagAGCTTGGGCgagcgagtggaggcggggctaattagcatattcatagatctgtgtataataaatgaggcaagggtgtagagttacattcaaagctatttacatttttttcacaggaaaaaacatttaaatatgtaattttggtgatcaaagatgagctttaagagataaaatgattgactacagggggactttaaaaataaaagtattttttttcattaaagaaccattttttcttagtgtgaagaacattttaaataatctaaagaaccttttgtgggatggaaaggttccatggatgttaaagattcaaaataaacaacctttatttttaagtgcagttcttgaaaaagaaaaagatgttCTCaaatatttaacatctttttttggtcacactttagtttagggtccaattctcactattaactatgacttttgtctcaataaactcctaattactgcttattaatagttagtaaggtcgtttttaagtttaggtattgggtaggattaagggatgtagaatatgatcaTGCAGAATTAATattgcattaatatgtgctttataagtgtTAATAAACACCTTTCTGTTCAtgttaataagcaactagttaatagtgagaatttgagcctaaactaaagtgttaccctttttTGTCAGTCTGTTTTGAACCattttgagaaagaaaatgagcATTTTATACTATTCCCCAAAACATTTTCTCGTAATTTACAAAATAAGAAGAAAATAGCAGTTTTCGTTCATAAGAATTGTTTTGCGAATCCAACCCCTGCACTTTTATTTTCACAAACAGTCATTCGAGACTTGCAGAACTAGAACTAGCTGAATTCTTCATTTCTAGAAATGACTCGTAACGCCTACTTTTTGTTTCGCTTGTATATGATCTAAATTACTTTTCAAGCATCGATCTGTACTTTCAAAGATGATGGCACACTCTCAGACGTGCCTCTGCTTGGAATTTTTTGGACTGACGCTTTTGAATAATCACATGggaattttacattaaaattttTTTAGTGTAATCCTGGGTTTTTGTTGTTTGCCACTGTTTAGCCATGACTGCATTCACGGTATGTCTCGTACACTAGCATTGaaaagtttgttttattattttattttttaaagatattaatacttttattcagcaggaatgcattaaaatgatcaaaagtgacaataagacatttataatattacaaaagttacataaatgctgttcttttgaactttctgttcatcaaagaatactggGGCGGTGGAAAGTGtaatggtttctacaaaaacatgaactgataataatcagaaatgtttcataagcagcaaatcagcatatcagaatgatttctgaaggatcatgtgacactgaagactggagtaatgatgctgaaaattcagctttgatcacaggaataaattacattttactatatattcatatagaaaacagttattttgaactgtaaaaatatttcacaatttttactgtatttttgatcttataaatgcagccttgatgagcaaaAGAGATCACCatttgattcatttatttgagTTAATAGATCAATAAATAGTTTGCTGTACATCAACCAAATGTTCTGCATCAACAAACAAGCCAGACAGTACAGTAGATCGGTTACATCTACAATTGACCACTGTAGGTTGTTGACTATTTGCGTCCAGCACGGCGCATGCATGCCCAGCTGCCAGCATGAAGGCACCGCTCCGTTCAGCTGACCTCTCGCTGCGAGGGCCATGTGCCACCGCATGCCTGAGCTCCTGTGTCCCTTGGCAGCAGCTGATGGTAAAGAGTGAGCTCTATTCTAGCAGCACTTCAGTCTGTTGCCATCTCTTTCCTTGTTTGGCTGGTGTGGAGAGTCAAGGGACGATGGCAGAGCGTGTCTATCAGTTGACGTCCCGTCAAACACCAGCAGCACAACACACCACTTTATGGATCTGCTCCAAAATCTAGTGCTTCCTGCACAGAGAGAATTATAGGTGCGTTCTTTTCCAAAAGGTAGGGAGCAACAGTTGCCTTGTTTTGGCCAATCTGTTGCATATAATATAAACCCAGAAGGCAATGCAACAAGCTCCGTGGCGAAATCCAAGATGTGATAGATGAGTGCATAGAAAGGTCACATAGAAATGTTTACTTTTACTCATTTTGAAAATGTAGGCATCAGCctatcattatttttatgcttttgaGTATTGCATTACTTAGCTTACTAACATAATATCATAAAACTAAATTTTAATTACGTATGTAGTGTTCCAAATCGGTTACTTTTGAGGCTCCAtttcactaggttttggaacggAGCCGATATATTTCAGTGTATACACACATTAGGACTCTGTTCCAAAACCCTAGAGAGCTGCCTTACTGTCTACTTCTAAGTGATCAAGAAATGGAATCATCAAAGTTACTTATTTAACACTCTTCATAGGCTacaactatattatattatattatattatattatattatattatattataatttataatactTATATACCAATAATTTAGTAATTTATCATGTTGTAATATATCATAATTaatgttataattaattatggagatttttatataaaattatatatatatatatatatatatatatatatatatatatatatatatatatatatatatatatatatatatatatatataaaattatatatatatatatatatatatatatatatatatatatatatatatataaatatttttttttataattttataatatatatatatatatatatatatatatatatatatatatatatatatatatatatatatatatatattttatgtagtagtattatattatagtttatatagtatatattataaaattatagtttatatagtttatatattatgttatgattataattaatcaagatatatatatatatatatatatatatatatatatatatatatatatatatatatatatatatatatatatatatatatatattataaaatgtatattaacaTTGCTATATTATAAGAGGTAATTATACTATATATAACTTATAATacctaatttaattttatatataatgttgtattttatattatataataataattaagacATATTATAAAATTGTATGATTTAATTATactaattataatttataatgccTATTTAAGTATATACAAtgttgtattttatattatatagtaatattataattaataatgttATACTTAATTATGgagattatatatattataataattttgttacaatcaccattttttattttatattacgaACTATAATTTACATGACCTAATACgatattgtattttatatgaataatttttaaaaaatattttagtactGAATTTCTCTTGAGGTTCTCGtattgcattctgggattgcttTCTCCAGGAAGGGTACATGCGATGCTAATCAGACTTTCATACGCTGTGTGCATGTGATCGAGCATATCACGGCTCTTGTATAACACTTCAAGATAAAAGCTGTTTGTGTGAGCGAACGGAGCGCAGACTGCAGACTCCCTGTGCTGAATGAGTCAATATTGTCCTAAATCTCATGGAGCTCCGCGGAAAAGGCCACGACTTTAATAATTCCTCCATCAATCAAGAGAATCAATTTGCATGAGGTCTTGAACTTTCAGGAGggtttaaaaatgaagaaaagatcTCTGTGTTATGAGACTTTGCTGTTTTTAATCGTTCAGTTCATCATTTGGTGTTTGCCAGTTTGTGCATGACAGACTTTCAGAACATCTGAGCGACCAAATGTTGCTTGTGTAATGCAATGCTGTATCCATGTAGACGTTTGGCAGTGTGCTGCTTTTTAGTGTAATGTGATGGCTTCATGCACAAATCTAAAAATCATTTCAACTAACTCCTCATCTTTTATCATCAATTTTCAACCTGCTTtgtattatatatgtatgtaaagAACAATGTTTACTCATTCTTCATGTTACTGGACTGAAAAattatttgtcagcaaaagtcCTTTTGTCAGCTCCAGGGCTTTTTTGAAAACTACAGATTAAACTTCTGCATTTTTGTATTCAGTCGGACAGATTGAGGGTTATTGAATTTGCTGCATGTcacataaaaatacaataatatgtttgcagttatttaggaaacatgctcacgttcttgtttctctgaaaaacaaTTCTACAACCAGTTAttttgaaatgtgcatttcGTGTCGGAATGCTTTGGTCTGTGTGACTCCGCCcactgccaatttacccaatagtatttcgacaccTCGGGTTGCCAGTTGGCATAAAACACAGCGTATGGCAGCCATGGACGAAAGCAAACTAAATGGTTCAGAAATCGACCTAAAAAGCCTTGGTGTGCATTCAAAAAGCTCTATAAATCGCATAAATttcgcattccaggggctaaatatcacgtTATTCATACACACCCGTCTCGTCTCATTCTCTCCAGGTAAATAGCGCTtgtattgtgcataatttaGTCATTCCCGCAGGTTTTGCGCGcgcaccactgatctatattagTCTCAAACAGCCTGTGAGTCTGTCAAGTACCAAAATGAGTGGCTTACTGCTATTAaacggtcaaatacacacacaattatgtcaaaatgcctgtcttggtgagtattcagttaaacacagtcagttttataacattaaatagTTTTTGTACGTGAACAACACAAGTCGACACCATTATGAATAAAAGTTTACTAAGAAGTATTTTCTACTAAAGCAAGGCGATATTTGACTCAGTTAAGCGTATCTGTACCTGAATAAATACCTACTTGAGGTTTCATAGCTTTTaattctattgcatttatttgttgctgttgtttgcaattcgtttatttgttcatattttattactgactttttacttgtgttttttttttatgaaaataaaagtttgtgttgaagaaaagtagattttgtttgtatatgctgtcaattgtagttcttagaaagaaaatcgGAATCTGCAAAAATCGGTATCGGGTGATTACACTAACAAAAATGGGTGGAGCTGACAGAACAGAAGTTTCcttcattttttccccccatcgTTTTGGCCTAAAACACTGTGATCGTGGTCATCCAGTTTGAAATGTTGTCTACAGagttttttcagattttctgtcGCGCCATTCTCTCCATATTTACAATTCTTTGCAGCCTTTATCTACTACCTACAATGTGCTGGATCCTTCCCTGGAAACCGATAACTCACTCCCGCTAAACGTTTACTCTTTGAATTTTTGTACGCGGGAACAATAGTCGACATcattatgactaaaagtttgctaagaagtatttcctactaaagcaaggcgGTATTTGACTCAGTTAAGCGTATCTGTACCTGAATAAAAACCTACTTaacctgaaaaacttaaagTTTCATAGCTTtttattctattgcatttatttgttgcTGTTGTTTGCAATtcgtttatttgttcttattttactactgactttttacttgttttttttatgaaaataagactttgcattgaagaaaagtagatttttgtttgtatatgctgTCAATTATGGTTCTTAGAAAGAACATCAGAATCGGCAAAAAACTGTATCAGCAGATCACACTAATAAAGAAATCAGAATCggccaagaaaattgcaatcggtgcatctctaaatGGAACACAATGACAACAGCTTTCTTACCTGTACGCGACGGCGTTTTGCATTGGGCGTAGCTGACAGAACGGCAGTTTCCTTAATTTTTTTCCCTCCGTTTTGGCGTAAAACAATGTTCGTGGTCATCCAGTTTGACTACTACAAACAAGGAGGCTTTTCAGATTGTCTGTTGCGCCATTCTCTCCATATTTACGATTCTTTGCAACCTTTATCCACGGCCTACAACACGCCGGATCCTTCCCTGGAAACTGATAACTCACTCCCGTTAAACGTTTACTCTTTGAATTTTTGTAGCGGGAACAAAACAAGTCGACAccattatgactaaaagtttgctaagaagtatttcctactaaagcaaggcgGTATTTG
This genomic window from Chanodichthys erythropterus isolate Z2021 chromosome 4, ASM2448905v1, whole genome shotgun sequence contains:
- the dusp10 gene encoding dual specificity protein phosphatase 10, encoding MPPSPLDDRIVVALPRPIRPQELRLRLDTSYLEATVGTVGETTVISSTTVVKIQATKLSYMPSSSGSTRSLTCGCSSASCCTVTTYEKDGQVSASSPNLNSGVGYGVHGSAPVGHGSAPSLTSSLSRGGMRVIHPNELAKKLTHCPLGHPVGPVPVIIDCRPFMEFNKSHIRGAVHINCSDKISRRRLQQGKITVLDLISCRQSKDSFKGIFSKELVVYDETTVDPGRLTPSQPLHVVLESLRREGKDPIVLKGGLSGFRQNHDDLCEHSLHLEEGQDGSTAMGLSGALPHSLPSTPDIENAELTAILPFLYLGNERDAQDLEQMQRMDIGFILNVTTHLPLYHYDLGLFNYKRLPATDSNKQNLRQYFEEAFEFIEEAHRAGRGLLIHCQAGVSRSATIVIAYLMKHTWMTMTDAYKFVKSRRPIISPNLNFMGQLLEFEEDLNNGITPRILTPKLIGVETVV